The following proteins come from a genomic window of Synechococcus sp. NB0720_010:
- a CDS encoding glycoside hydrolase family 15 protein yields MTLSSAPVANSAAPLQLSAAEAWQRLQELDRQIDQVVLQRQHPITGLLPASTANNVHGNYGDAWVRDCVYSIQCVWGLALAHRRLSGTTARVYELEQRVLQLMRGLLNAMLRQAHKVERFKQTLSPLDCLHAKYDTGSGDPVVPDDGWGHLQLDATALFLLQLAQLTRSGLVVVQTSHERDFLQNLVYYVARAYRVRDYGIWERGDKGNHGLPERNASSIGLVKAALEALEGLDLYGHHGSGQCHLHIPHDAIVRLRRALSGLLPRESASKEVDAACLSVIGYPAWAVEDSALVERTRDKIRTELGGPYGYKRFRRDGHQTVVEDHNRLHYEREELAQFEHIECEWPLFLAYELITACCEERWSEAWSWRERLRKVAVDVDGIELLPEVYVVPKASIEAERKQPGSQERIANDNVPLLWTQSLTWLSDLMLLGLLEPQQLDPSERRRSRSLGAPQVLVSFVPAREHIAAAFEQAGLAVSRPGPSNIASSKELGQRMAQVGANARLGLSGHPRLRMETMATARLYRQDGQTLAFLPAVLEEDTFYLSDDPEQLVDAVTNEISQLQRHWRGSGLPLLLIPVEEGPFQRSPDTFLRLGETLRSGVLGGTAVQLGSLDDLANQACWADLPNAQPEAAVSAAEPIQGLQSSGLDKPLTAEQEQELEESSLDALLERLWQSASLQEQAELLELLVRRLGLSAVLTGPKGNATPKALLEEAYRRALKDGDWNVVRRCAGVLGLVHPQLEDALTDLLVRQKQVVVGRNYTNDSLITQPLSSKAIAAMIRLYSGEDSREWVLQQELLLALDGLARRDPALLSGSLTLQLGQLLLLLTSEVAGEQNLSPSEAFEALCDTPPHAIGRRLKQVLSDVEHAKAALQRKEQLHLSGRVSWEAPEPLEELEKGENWLKHRERMGALQNVPRDFHPGIWSLLHHCRGLVIGDKLERRNRLESAPLLKEKTPGERNFAVHVEHLLSKIEAPEYRRLCIETLVTLIAFVDANPEVSVADDLVLDVVIGHAVRVGWQQRHPEIDPAEYGSHKGDAWDAFYRSSPADCRRWQLLALKELAEMA; encoded by the coding sequence ATGACCCTCAGCAGCGCCCCGGTTGCGAACAGCGCCGCACCGCTGCAGCTGAGTGCCGCTGAGGCTTGGCAGCGCCTCCAAGAACTGGACCGGCAGATCGATCAGGTGGTGCTGCAGCGCCAACACCCGATCACCGGCCTGCTCCCCGCCAGCACCGCCAACAACGTCCACGGCAACTACGGCGATGCCTGGGTGCGGGACTGCGTCTACTCGATCCAATGCGTCTGGGGCCTCGCCCTGGCCCATCGGCGCCTGAGTGGCACCACCGCCCGCGTCTACGAGCTGGAGCAGCGGGTGCTGCAACTGATGCGGGGTCTACTCAACGCGATGCTGCGCCAGGCCCACAAGGTCGAGCGCTTCAAGCAGACCCTCTCCCCGCTCGATTGCCTGCACGCCAAATACGACACCGGTAGTGGCGACCCGGTGGTCCCCGATGACGGCTGGGGGCACCTACAGCTCGATGCCACGGCCCTATTCCTGCTGCAGCTCGCCCAGCTGACCCGTTCGGGACTGGTGGTGGTTCAAACCAGCCACGAACGGGACTTCCTGCAAAACCTCGTCTATTACGTGGCTCGGGCCTACAGGGTGCGCGACTACGGCATCTGGGAGCGGGGGGACAAGGGCAATCACGGCCTACCCGAGCGCAACGCCAGCTCCATTGGTCTGGTTAAGGCTGCCCTCGAGGCCCTGGAAGGCCTAGATCTCTATGGCCACCACGGCAGTGGTCAGTGCCACCTGCACATTCCCCACGACGCCATCGTGCGGCTGCGGCGCGCCCTCAGCGGCCTGTTGCCCCGGGAATCAGCCAGCAAAGAAGTCGATGCGGCCTGCCTCTCGGTGATTGGCTACCCGGCCTGGGCCGTGGAAGACAGCGCCCTTGTGGAGCGCACCCGCGACAAGATCCGCACCGAACTGGGCGGGCCCTACGGCTACAAGCGCTTCCGCCGGGACGGCCACCAGACCGTCGTCGAGGACCACAACCGACTGCACTACGAACGGGAGGAACTGGCCCAGTTCGAGCACATCGAATGCGAATGGCCCCTGTTCCTGGCCTATGAGCTGATCACGGCCTGCTGCGAAGAACGCTGGAGTGAGGCCTGGAGCTGGCGGGAGCGACTGCGCAAGGTTGCCGTCGACGTGGACGGAATCGAGCTGCTGCCGGAGGTCTATGTGGTGCCGAAAGCCAGCATCGAGGCCGAGCGCAAACAACCGGGAAGCCAGGAGCGCATTGCCAACGACAACGTCCCCCTGCTCTGGACGCAAAGCCTGACCTGGCTGAGCGACCTGATGCTGCTGGGCCTACTGGAGCCGCAGCAACTGGACCCCAGCGAACGGCGCCGCAGCCGCAGCCTGGGGGCGCCTCAGGTCCTGGTGAGTTTCGTCCCCGCCCGCGAGCACATCGCAGCGGCCTTTGAACAGGCGGGACTGGCCGTCAGCCGCCCAGGTCCCAGCAACATCGCCAGCTCCAAAGAGTTGGGCCAGCGGATGGCCCAGGTGGGCGCCAATGCGCGACTGGGCCTGAGCGGTCATCCGCGGCTGCGCATGGAGACCATGGCCACGGCCCGGCTCTACCGCCAAGACGGCCAAACCCTGGCCTTTTTGCCAGCGGTGCTGGAGGAGGACACCTTCTATCTCTCCGATGACCCGGAGCAACTGGTGGATGCGGTCACCAACGAAATCAGTCAGTTGCAACGCCACTGGCGCGGCAGTGGGCTACCGCTGCTGCTGATCCCTGTCGAAGAAGGACCCTTCCAGCGCAGCCCTGACACCTTCTTGCGACTTGGGGAGACCCTGCGGAGCGGCGTGCTGGGTGGAACCGCGGTGCAACTCGGCAGCTTGGACGACCTGGCCAACCAAGCCTGCTGGGCGGATCTGCCCAATGCGCAACCGGAGGCTGCCGTGAGCGCTGCGGAGCCCATCCAAGGACTGCAGAGCAGCGGCCTGGACAAACCGCTGACCGCCGAACAAGAGCAAGAGCTGGAGGAATCCAGCCTGGATGCGCTGCTGGAGCGGCTCTGGCAAAGCGCCTCCCTACAGGAGCAAGCCGAGTTGCTTGAGCTCTTGGTCCGCCGGCTCGGCCTCTCGGCCGTCCTGACCGGACCCAAGGGCAATGCAACACCCAAGGCCCTGTTGGAGGAGGCCTATCGCCGCGCCCTCAAGGATGGGGACTGGAACGTGGTGCGGCGCTGCGCTGGAGTCCTGGGCTTGGTGCATCCCCAACTTGAAGATGCCCTCACCGATCTCTTGGTGCGCCAGAAACAGGTCGTTGTTGGACGCAACTACACCAACGACTCCCTGATCACCCAGCCCCTCAGCAGCAAGGCGATTGCAGCCATGATCCGCCTCTACAGCGGCGAGGACAGCCGCGAATGGGTGCTGCAGCAGGAACTCCTGCTGGCCCTCGATGGTCTGGCCCGACGTGATCCCGCCCTCCTCAGCGGCAGCCTGACCCTGCAGCTGGGACAACTGCTGCTGCTGCTCACCAGTGAAGTGGCCGGGGAGCAGAACCTCTCACCGAGTGAAGCCTTCGAGGCCCTCTGCGACACGCCGCCCCACGCCATCGGACGGCGGCTCAAGCAGGTGCTCAGCGATGTGGAGCACGCCAAGGCCGCCCTGCAACGCAAGGAGCAACTGCACCTCAGTGGCCGGGTGAGCTGGGAGGCTCCTGAACCCTTGGAGGAGCTCGAAAAGGGTGAAAACTGGCTGAAACACCGGGAGCGTATGGGTGCGCTGCAGAACGTGCCCCGGGACTTCCACCCCGGAATCTGGAGCCTGCTGCACCACTGCCGCGGCCTGGTCATCGGCGACAAGCTCGAGCGCCGCAACCGGCTCGAGAGCGCGCCGCTGCTCAAGGAGAAGACCCCCGGCGAGCGCAACTTTGCGGTCCACGTCGAGCACCTGCTCAGCAAGATTGAGGCGCCCGAATACCGCCGCCTCTGCATCGAGACCCTGGTCACCCTTATTGCCTTCGTCGATGCCAACCCGGAGGTCAGCGTCGCTGACGACCTGGTGCTGGATGTGGTGATTGGCCACGCGGTCCGCGTCGGCTGGCAGCAGCGCCATCCGGAGATCGATCCCGCGGAATACGGCAGCCACAAAGGCGATGCCTGGGATGCCTTCTATCGCTCCTCACCAGCCGACTGCCGCCGCTGGCAGCTGCTGGCGCTGAAAGAACTGGCGGAGATGGCCTGA
- a CDS encoding Gfo/Idh/MocA family protein: MKPVRVGVIGIGNMGWHHARVLSLLKDAELVGVADPDPHRGQLAVEQFGCRWFGDYTELLKEVEAVCIAVPTLLHHRVGMACFDAGVHVLIEKPIAATQDEASDLIRAAKSSGRLLQVGHIERFNPAFRELVKVVAGEEVVVLEARRHSPNPDRANDVSVVLDLMIHDIDLVLELAQAPVIRLAAAGGRSADGPIDYVNATLGFANGVVASLTASKMAHRKIRSLSAHCRSALVETDFLNRSLQIHRRTHQSFSADHGELLYRNDGFIEEVSTSPVDPLVAELEHFLQCVRGEEKPAVDGPQASRALLLADLIEQCVEQANICMTLPEPI, from the coding sequence ATGAAGCCAGTCCGCGTTGGGGTCATCGGAATCGGAAACATGGGCTGGCACCACGCCCGGGTGCTCAGCCTGCTCAAGGATGCAGAGCTTGTCGGGGTAGCTGATCCCGACCCCCATCGCGGTCAGCTTGCGGTCGAGCAGTTTGGCTGCCGCTGGTTTGGGGATTACACCGAGCTGCTGAAGGAAGTCGAGGCGGTTTGCATCGCGGTACCGACGCTCCTGCACCACCGCGTCGGCATGGCCTGCTTTGACGCGGGCGTCCACGTCCTGATCGAGAAGCCGATCGCAGCCACCCAAGATGAGGCCTCCGATCTGATTCGAGCGGCGAAATCCTCCGGCCGTCTGCTGCAGGTGGGGCACATCGAGCGCTTTAACCCGGCCTTCCGCGAGTTGGTCAAGGTGGTGGCTGGCGAGGAGGTGGTGGTGCTGGAGGCTCGCCGCCATAGCCCCAATCCGGACCGCGCCAATGACGTCTCGGTGGTGCTGGACCTCATGATCCATGACATCGATTTGGTACTGGAACTGGCGCAGGCTCCCGTCATTCGCCTTGCAGCCGCCGGCGGCCGCAGCGCCGACGGACCGATCGATTACGTCAATGCCACCTTGGGCTTTGCCAATGGTGTGGTCGCCAGCCTGACCGCCAGCAAGATGGCGCATCGCAAGATCCGCAGCCTTTCTGCTCACTGCCGCAGCGCCCTGGTGGAGACCGATTTCCTCAACCGCAGCCTGCAGATTCACCGGCGGACCCACCAGTCCTTCAGCGCTGACCACGGTGAATTGCTGTATCGCAACGACGGATTCATCGAAGAGGTCAGCACCTCGCCGGTGGACCCCCTTGTCGCTGAGCTGGAGCACTTCCTCCAGTGCGTTCGCGGTGAGGAGAAGCCCGCCGTTGACGGCCCTCAGGCGTCGCGGGCCCTGCTGCTGGCTGATCTGATCGAGCAGTGCGTTGAGCAGGCCAACATCTGTATGACCCTGCCGGAGCCGATCTAA
- a CDS encoding hemolysin family protein: protein MRFLAPAALLILLAFFAASEFSLIRLRPTRVQLLEEDGHAGATAVARLQRRLRRALVATQLGMAMALLALGWSGRALAERLSAASGQQVWWDIAVFAVLVLLATLLGGLVPKAWVLHRPEATALRLAPVLENLIRTLAPFLAVVERLGDGVLRLLGLPRNWDQLVPALSAGELETLIESNSVTGLMPDERDMLEGLFSLRDTQVREVMVPRSGMVTLSLEVRFGELMEAVHTTHHARFPVLGSSLDDVRGVLDLRRLAEPIAKGLLQRDTPLAPYVTPVTKVQETTPVAELLPLIRSGQPLLLVVDEHGGTEGLVTISDFTSEIVGEEEDPENPEEDLQQLQDDSWLVAGDLEIYELNRELNLQLPESDEHHTLAGFLLERLQHIPSPGESVFWKGHQFEVLAMDGPRIDRVEISRRLAEPVSDDDL, encoded by the coding sequence ATGCGATTTCTGGCTCCGGCGGCACTGCTGATCCTGCTGGCCTTTTTCGCCGCCTCCGAATTTTCCCTGATTCGCCTGCGCCCGACCCGGGTGCAGTTGCTCGAGGAGGACGGCCACGCCGGCGCGACCGCGGTGGCACGCCTGCAGCGGCGTTTGCGCCGGGCCCTGGTGGCGACGCAGCTCGGCATGGCCATGGCCCTGTTGGCGCTGGGCTGGAGTGGCCGCGCCCTGGCGGAACGGCTCTCCGCTGCCTCCGGTCAGCAGGTCTGGTGGGACATCGCTGTGTTTGCGGTCCTCGTGCTCTTGGCCACTCTTTTGGGCGGCTTGGTGCCGAAGGCCTGGGTCTTGCATCGCCCGGAAGCCACCGCACTGCGGCTGGCGCCGGTGTTGGAGAACCTGATTCGGACCCTGGCGCCGTTTTTGGCGGTGGTGGAGCGTCTGGGTGATGGGGTGCTGCGCCTACTGGGTTTGCCGCGCAACTGGGATCAGTTGGTGCCGGCCCTCTCAGCGGGTGAGCTCGAAACCCTGATTGAGTCCAACAGCGTCACCGGCTTGATGCCCGATGAGCGCGACATGTTGGAGGGTCTCTTTTCTCTGCGCGATACCCAGGTTCGGGAGGTGATGGTCCCCCGCTCGGGCATGGTCACCCTGTCTTTGGAGGTGCGCTTTGGTGAGCTGATGGAGGCCGTCCATACGACCCACCACGCCCGCTTCCCTGTCTTGGGCAGCTCCCTCGATGACGTGCGCGGGGTGCTGGACCTCAGGCGTTTGGCGGAACCCATTGCCAAGGGACTTCTCCAGCGCGACACACCGTTGGCTCCCTATGTCACCCCTGTCACCAAGGTTCAAGAGACCACGCCAGTCGCTGAATTGCTGCCCTTGATTCGCAGTGGTCAACCGCTACTGCTGGTGGTGGATGAGCACGGAGGCACCGAGGGTCTGGTCACGATCTCCGACTTCACCAGCGAGATCGTCGGCGAAGAGGAGGATCCCGAAAATCCCGAGGAGGATCTCCAGCAGCTCCAGGACGACAGCTGGTTGGTGGCCGGAGATCTGGAGATTTATGAGCTGAACCGGGAGCTCAACCTCCAGTTGCCTGAATCCGACGAACATCACACCCTCGCCGGCTTTCTCTTGGAGCGCCTGCAGCACATCCCTTCACCCGGAGAAAGTGTGTTCTGGAAGGGGCATCAATTTGAGGTCCTCGCGATGGATGGTCCCCGGATTGACCGTGTAGAGATCAGTCGCCGTTTGGCAGAGCCCGTCAGCGATGACGACCTTTGA
- a CDS encoding Occludin/ELL family protein — MQLLRSLAIAAAAAGSLIPAASAGPVVCRTSIEAPLDGSPLVEVSRCGPVTTTAELMEQRFFSYTAPYARGVSVVNQITDVLGIAMGGREGNRVMGLGFPDQTIVWDGSAVENTYQVLLDQQSTPLPWRTADVSNGFCQGLPQGGCSNLSAPVRGLW, encoded by the coding sequence ATGCAGCTGCTCCGCTCACTCGCCATCGCTGCCGCTGCGGCGGGATCACTGATCCCTGCTGCGTCAGCGGGCCCCGTTGTCTGTCGCACCAGCATCGAGGCGCCCCTCGATGGTTCTCCGCTGGTGGAGGTGAGTCGCTGCGGGCCAGTGACGACCACGGCTGAGCTGATGGAGCAGCGCTTCTTCAGCTACACCGCGCCCTATGCCCGTGGAGTCAGCGTCGTGAATCAGATCACCGATGTTCTCGGCATTGCCATGGGCGGCCGCGAGGGCAACCGGGTGATGGGCTTGGGCTTCCCCGATCAGACGATCGTCTGGGACGGCTCGGCGGTCGAGAACACCTATCAAGTGCTGCTGGATCAGCAGAGCACCCCCCTGCCTTGGCGCACGGCCGATGTCTCGAATGGCTTCTGCCAAGGGTTGCCCCAGGGCGGCTGCAGCAACCTCTCTGCTCCCGTGCGGGGCCTGTGGTAA
- the pyrE gene encoding orotate phosphoribosyltransferase, whose protein sequence is MTTTVSLPSTSTEQRQLLLELLATRAYRHGNFTLASGRTSSHYVNCKPVSLSGLGLALLSAQMLELVEPGAVAVAGLTLGADPLVSGVAQAAALAGQALDALIVRKEAKGHGTGAWLEGPLPEAGSRITVLEDVVTTGGSSLKAVKQLREAGYVVERVVTIVDRQEGGLAAMQEAGLELRSLFQLDEIAAAHQA, encoded by the coding sequence GTGACTACCACCGTTTCCCTGCCTTCCACCAGCACCGAACAGCGGCAACTGCTGCTGGAGCTGCTGGCCACGCGGGCCTACCGCCACGGCAACTTCACCCTGGCCTCCGGTCGCACCAGCTCTCACTACGTCAACTGCAAGCCCGTCAGCCTCAGCGGATTGGGCCTGGCGCTGCTGTCGGCCCAAATGCTGGAACTCGTCGAGCCCGGCGCCGTGGCCGTCGCGGGCCTCACCCTCGGCGCCGACCCCCTGGTCAGCGGCGTAGCCCAAGCCGCGGCCTTGGCCGGTCAAGCCCTGGATGCCCTGATCGTCCGCAAGGAAGCCAAAGGCCATGGCACCGGTGCCTGGCTGGAAGGGCCCCTGCCGGAAGCGGGCAGCCGGATCACCGTGCTCGAGGACGTGGTCACCACCGGTGGCTCCTCCCTCAAAGCGGTCAAGCAGTTACGGGAAGCGGGGTATGTGGTCGAGCGCGTCGTGACGATCGTTGATCGCCAGGAAGGCGGCCTGGCTGCCATGCAGGAGGCCGGCCTGGAGCTGCGCAGCCTGTTCCAGCTGGATGAAATCGCAGCCGCACATCAGGCATGA
- a CDS encoding folate-binding protein YgfZ encodes MSAASRWGTPVSLIRLEGSDTRRFLHGQSSQAIELAKPGDCLPTCLISPTARMRGLALVCVDDTGADLIVIAGNGEAIRAGLDRVLFPADNVRLGAAEPATLWKWQGDAQAEDSVQLRPGVDLGSGADAGVVLQRSGEALQPWLADLPEWSDDQVEANRLRHGLPAEPSELNDDTNPFELGLANWVSLNKGCYVGQETLAKLATYDGVKQQLRYWESSSALEPGTTLNSAGGERAGVVTSSQGCRGLALIRRSQLEARTLQAGGTELTISTPLAFIAPPIGAGGQG; translated from the coding sequence ATGAGCGCAGCCAGCCGCTGGGGCACTCCCGTCAGCTTGATCCGCCTGGAGGGCAGCGACACCCGCCGCTTTCTCCACGGCCAGAGCAGTCAGGCGATTGAACTGGCCAAACCCGGAGACTGCCTGCCGACCTGCCTGATCAGCCCTACGGCCCGAATGCGCGGCCTGGCGCTGGTCTGCGTCGATGACACAGGTGCTGACTTGATCGTCATCGCCGGCAATGGTGAGGCCATCCGCGCCGGCCTGGATCGGGTCCTTTTCCCCGCCGACAACGTGCGGCTGGGTGCGGCTGAGCCGGCCACCCTCTGGAAGTGGCAGGGCGACGCCCAAGCCGAGGACAGCGTGCAGCTACGCCCCGGCGTCGACCTCGGCAGCGGTGCCGATGCCGGCGTTGTCTTGCAGCGGTCCGGCGAAGCGCTGCAGCCTTGGCTCGCTGACCTGCCGGAATGGTCTGACGACCAAGTGGAAGCCAACCGCCTGCGCCATGGCCTGCCCGCCGAACCGAGCGAACTCAACGACGACACCAATCCCTTTGAACTAGGGCTGGCGAACTGGGTGAGCCTGAACAAGGGTTGCTACGTGGGCCAGGAGACCCTGGCAAAACTCGCCACCTATGACGGGGTCAAGCAACAGCTGCGCTACTGGGAAAGCAGCAGCGCCCTCGAGCCCGGCACAACCCTGAATAGCGCCGGCGGCGAGCGCGCAGGAGTGGTGACCTCCTCTCAGGGTTGCCGGGGGCTGGCGCTGATCCGCCGCTCTCAGCTCGAGGCCCGCACCCTGCAGGCAGGCGGCACCGAGCTGACCATCAGCACACCCCTGGCCTTTATCGCTCCTCCGATCGGCGCTGGCGGTCAGGGCTGA